In Aspergillus flavus chromosome 3, complete sequence, one genomic interval encodes:
- a CDS encoding putative vitamin H transporter, translating to MATTKNSVVIEQRPSNDESSRATRSRVWDNPILSKLCKSRERLVVLKIDFLLLTWAFVSGLTKDMDQSATTQAYVSGMKESLSLYGNELVEFTTFFSIGYAIAIVPSQLTQTKIRPSVWLPTCEIIWGALNLATFAAKNARTVYALRFFLGVFESTSWPGLASLLFNWYTPEELGTRLAIFGVSGTAGNMFLGILQAALYKNLDGAGGLQGWQWLFIVTGCITMAWGMLGLFIIPDSPSITRALWLTKTERKIAVDRMASYGIKTNELVNRQVVLKKIRALLKSPLSWLYIAAYLQYAWSQRCNSYFLLYLKVRYIIPSLAVKTLIDGNSTYTVNLIPLGGYAISIVTNVGLNYLSDKKQWRWQVAVCAALLQVLCCSVLSAWPDSTPTVMAFYFMTFATSGWGYALLAWIGEILRKEPEVRSILVALTVTLVYVGHATIPLRIWRTSDSPRYPIGFPLSAAWAAGSIVSMMGIEFYIRRQAVHI from the exons ATGGCGACGACCAAAAACAGTGTGGTTATTGAACAACGCCCTTCGAATGATGAGAGCTCACGAGCTACAAGAAGTCGAGTATGGGACAACCCAATTTTATCGAAACTCTGCAAGAGCAGAGAGCGTTTGGTGGTCCTTAAAATTGAttttttgttgttgacaTGGGCATTTGTTTCTGGCTTGACCAAG GACATGGACCAGTCTGCAACTACCCAAGCATACGTTTCAGGAATGAAGGAATCCCTCAGCCTTTATGGCAACGAACTTGTGGAATTCACgacattcttttctatcgGATACGCTATAGCAATCGTGCCGTCGCAACTGACGCAAACCAAGATCAGGCCATCTGTATGGCTGCCGACCTGTGAAATTATTTGGGGTGCATTGAATTTGGC CACATTTGCCGCAAAGAATGCAAGGACTGTATATGCACTGAGATTCTTTTTGGGGGTTTTCGAGTCC ACATCTTGGCCAGGTCTTGCTAGTCTACTGTTCAACTGGT ATACTCCGGAAGAACTGGGAACACGTCTGGCAATCTTCGGTGTCAGTGGTACGGCAGGTAATATGTTCCTCGGTATTCTACAAGCAGCCTTATACAAGAACCTGGATGGCGCAGGCGGACTACAAGGATGGCAATGGCTGTTCATAGTCACAGGTTGTATAACGATGGCATGGGGCATGCTTGGCCTATTCATTATCCCCGATTCTCCAAGCATCACCCGGGCGCTGTGGTTAACAAAAACCGAACGCAAAATTGCTGTGGACCGCATGGCGAGCTATGGGATTAAGACGAACGAACTTGTCAATCGGCAAGTTGtcctgaagaagatccgtgCTCTTTTGAAAAGCCCATTGAGCTGGCTCTATATCGCTGCCTATCTTCAATATGCATGGAGTCAGAGGTGCAACTCATATTTTCTGTTGTATCTCAAG GTAAGATACATTATCCCGTCCTTGGCTGTAAAGACCCTTATTGATGGGAATAGCACCTACACTGTCAACCTCATCCCCTTGGGCGGATACGCAATCTCAATCGTCACCAATGTCGGTCTCAATTATCTGAGTGACAAGAAGCAATGGCGATGGCAAGTGGCCGTCTGTGCAGCG CTGCTGCAAGTACTCTGCTGTTCTGTCTTATCCGCCTGGCCTGATTCCACGCCCACAGTCATGGCCTTCTACTTCATGACCTTCGCTACCAGTGGATGGGG ATACGCACTACTAGCTTGGATCGGGGAGATCCTTCGCAAAGAGCCCGAAGTCCGATCAATCCTCGTAGCCCTAACTGTTACGCTTGTGT ACGTTGGCCATGCGACAATTCCACTTCGTATTTGGAGAACGTCAGATAGTCCACGGTATCCTATTGGATTTCCATTGTCAGCTGCTTGGGCTGCCGGAAGTATTGTTTCAATGATGGGGATTGAATTTTACATCAGGAGGCAAGCAGTCCATATCTAA